Proteins encoded by one window of Lutibacter sp. A64:
- a CDS encoding alpha/beta hydrolase family protein, translating to MTYKITTFLIFFISVLTVAQEKNYTELEVSIPTNSVTINGTLLTPNTSEKKPLVIIIPGSGPTDRDGNNAMMKNNSLKFLAEALTAKSIATYRYDKSALSYTKEEIEKIDTLTFDTFIYEAKRVIDYFKNTEMYSKIIVAGHSQGSLVGMIASQNKVDGFISIEGAGRSIDEVLVEQIELQAPFLKDETQKIVIELKKGNTVDKFNPMLISLFNKQIQPFLMSWMQYNPQEEIAKLAIPILIINGSKDIQVKIVDAELLHKAAPKSELFIVENMNHIFKEIKGDLNENMQSYNDSKLPIMLNFSDKISTFAKDLK from the coding sequence ATGACTTATAAAATTACAACATTTTTAATCTTTTTCATCTCTGTTTTAACAGTTGCGCAAGAAAAAAACTACACAGAATTAGAAGTTAGCATACCTACTAACTCTGTAACAATTAATGGCACATTACTAACACCAAACACTTCAGAAAAAAAACCTCTGGTGATAATAATTCCAGGATCTGGACCAACAGATAGAGATGGCAACAATGCAATGATGAAAAATAATTCATTAAAATTTTTAGCAGAAGCATTAACCGCAAAAAGTATTGCAACGTATAGATATGATAAAAGTGCACTTTCTTATACAAAAGAAGAAATAGAAAAAATAGACACTCTAACTTTTGATACTTTTATTTATGAAGCTAAAAGAGTAATAGATTATTTTAAAAACACTGAAATGTATTCAAAAATAATAGTTGCTGGCCATAGCCAAGGAAGTTTAGTTGGCATGATAGCTTCACAAAATAAAGTTGACGGATTTATCTCTATAGAAGGTGCTGGAAGAAGCATTGATGAAGTTTTAGTAGAGCAAATAGAGTTACAAGCTCCCTTTTTAAAAGATGAAACTCAAAAAATTGTAATTGAACTAAAAAAAGGCAATACTGTTGACAAATTTAACCCTATGTTAATTTCACTTTTCAACAAACAAATACAACCTTTTTTAATGTCTTGGATGCAATACAATCCACAAGAAGAAATAGCAAAATTAGCTATTCCAATATTAATAATTAATGGTTCTAAAGACATACAAGTAAAAATTGTAGATGCAGAACTATTACACAAGGCTGCTCCAAAATCTGAATTATTTATTGTTGAAAATATGAACCATATTTTTAAAGAAATAAAAGGAGATTTAAATGAAAATATGCAATCTTATAACGATTCTAAATTACCAATTATGCTAAATTTTTCAGATAAAATAAGCACCTTTGCAAAAGATTTAAAATAA
- a CDS encoding Arc family DNA binding domain-containing protein, with the protein MSKKKAFALRINEDILKAIEKWAADEFRSTNGQLEWMLNKCLKDAKRIPKNNNNKNNV; encoded by the coding sequence ATGTCTAAGAAAAAAGCATTTGCGCTAAGAATAAATGAAGATATACTCAAAGCAATTGAAAAATGGGCAGCAGATGAATTTCGTTCTACAAACGGACAGCTAGAATGGATGTTAAATAAATGCCTAAAAGACGCTAAACGAATTCCGAAAAACAATAATAACAAAAATAATGTATAA